Proteins found in one Methylobacter sp. S3L5C genomic segment:
- the ssb gene encoding single-stranded DNA-binding protein, with translation MLNKVTLIGRLGADPEVRYMPTGGAVANITLATNFRWKDKQSGEKKESTEWHRVVFFNRLAEIAGEYLKKGSQLYVEGRLQTRKWQGQDGLDRYTTEIIATEMHMLDSRSGGTSNFGGDQAQMGGHSAPSSKPAYQPQQPAQQNNPGSTPPLPNYDDFDDDIPF, from the coding sequence ATGCTTAATAAAGTAACGTTAATTGGCCGGTTGGGTGCTGATCCTGAAGTCCGTTATATGCCAACGGGTGGTGCTGTAGCGAACATAACCTTGGCGACTAATTTTAGGTGGAAGGATAAACAATCAGGCGAGAAAAAAGAATCTACTGAATGGCATAGAGTGGTCTTTTTTAACCGTTTGGCTGAAATTGCCGGTGAATACTTAAAAAAAGGCAGTCAGCTTTATGTAGAAGGGCGTTTGCAAACGCGAAAATGGCAAGGGCAGGATGGACTGGATCGCTATACTACCGAAATAATTGCCACAGAAATGCACATGTTGGACAGTCGTAGTGGCGGTACCAGCAATTTTGGCGGTGATCAAGCACAGATGGGCGGGCATTCTGCACCATCATCCAAACCTGCATACCAGCCTCAGCAACCCGCACAGCAAAATAATCCGGGATCGACTCCTCCGCTCCCTAATTATGATGATTTTGATGACGATATACCCTTTTAA
- a CDS encoding YaeQ family protein, which translates to MALKSTIYKADCQIANIDNGYYQPHNLTIALHPSETEERMMVRLLAFVANAHEYLQFSKGMSTDDEPDLWQKSLTDDIELWIDVGMPDEKRIRKACSRADKVIIYSYGGRNSVWWKQIQPKLERFNNLTVVNLPKSATDQLGLLIKRVMQLQISLQDGQIWVSDDQQTAHIVPEIWLNY; encoded by the coding sequence ATGGCGCTTAAGTCAACCATCTATAAAGCCGACTGTCAGATAGCCAACATTGACAACGGTTATTACCAGCCACATAACCTGACCATCGCACTGCATCCCTCCGAAACTGAAGAGCGCATGATGGTGCGTTTGCTTGCTTTCGTAGCCAATGCCCATGAATACCTGCAATTTTCCAAAGGCATGAGTACTGATGATGAACCGGATCTTTGGCAGAAAAGCCTGACCGATGATATTGAACTATGGATAGATGTCGGTATGCCCGATGAAAAACGCATACGCAAGGCCTGCAGTCGGGCTGATAAAGTCATCATATACAGCTATGGCGGACGTAATAGCGTTTGGTGGAAACAAATTCAACCAAAACTGGAACGCTTTAATAATTTAACAGTCGTAAACCTGCCTAAATCGGCAACTGATCAGCTTGGCTTGTTAATAAAACGGGTCATGCAATTACAAATCAGCCTTCAGGATGGACAAATTTGGGTCAGTGACGATCAACAAACCGCTCACATCGTGCCTGAAATATGGCTTAATTATTAG
- a CDS encoding ABC-F family ATPase — translation MISTANITMQFGAKPLFENVSVKFGDGNRYGLIGANGCGKSTFMKILSGDLEPSAGNVSTSPNERLGNLRQDQFAFEDYRVLDVVLMGHAEMWAAMSERDAIYANLEASEDDYMHAAELESVFAEYNGYTAESRAGEILLGLDIPLEQHTGLMSAVAPGWKLRVLLAQALFSNPDIMLLDEPTNNLDINTIRWLEDILNQRNCTMVIISHDRHFLNSVCTHMADMDYGELRVYPGNYDDYMIAVTEVRERLLSGNAKKKIQIAELQTFVSRFSANASKAKQATSRAKQLDKIKLDEVKPSSRVNPFLRFEQTKKLHRLALEVENLSKGYGEEPLFKKLNLMIPVGERVAVIGPNGIGKSTLLRTLVGELVPDAGEVKWSENSEVGYFAQDHSEDFAEDATLIEWMSQWRKESDDDQALRGTLGRLLFSADDINKSVKVISGGEQGRMMFGKLILQKNNIMVMDEPTNHLDMESIESLNTALENYPGTLIFVSHDREFVSSLATRIIELTPNGIVDFAGNYEDYLNSQA, via the coding sequence TTGATTTCTACAGCTAACATCACCATGCAGTTTGGGGCCAAACCCCTGTTTGAAAACGTCTCTGTCAAATTTGGCGACGGCAACCGTTACGGCCTGATCGGCGCAAATGGTTGCGGCAAGTCAACCTTTATGAAAATTTTGAGCGGCGATTTAGAGCCCTCAGCTGGCAACGTCAGCACCAGTCCCAATGAGCGACTCGGTAATTTACGTCAGGATCAATTTGCTTTTGAAGACTACCGGGTGTTGGACGTAGTACTGATGGGGCATGCGGAAATGTGGGCTGCCATGTCTGAACGTGACGCCATCTACGCCAATCTGGAAGCTTCCGAAGATGATTATATGCATGCCGCCGAACTTGAATCGGTGTTTGCAGAATACAACGGCTACACCGCCGAATCCCGCGCAGGTGAAATACTGCTGGGACTGGATATTCCACTGGAACAACATACCGGTTTAATGAGTGCAGTTGCTCCCGGCTGGAAATTGCGGGTATTGTTAGCCCAGGCCTTGTTTTCCAATCCCGATATCATGTTGCTGGATGAGCCGACCAACAACCTGGACATCAACACCATTCGCTGGCTTGAAGACATACTGAATCAGCGTAATTGCACCATGGTTATCATCTCGCATGATCGTCACTTTTTAAATAGTGTCTGTACGCACATGGCAGATATGGATTATGGTGAACTGCGTGTTTATCCCGGTAATTATGACGATTACATGATAGCAGTTACCGAAGTTCGTGAGCGCTTACTGTCTGGAAACGCCAAGAAAAAAATTCAGATAGCCGAACTGCAAACCTTTGTCAGTCGCTTCTCGGCCAATGCTTCCAAAGCCAAACAGGCCACTTCACGTGCCAAACAATTAGATAAAATCAAACTGGATGAAGTTAAACCGTCCAGTCGGGTTAATCCCTTTCTACGCTTTGAGCAAACTAAAAAATTGCATCGTTTGGCGCTGGAAGTTGAAAACCTCAGTAAAGGTTACGGTGAAGAGCCTTTATTTAAAAAGTTAAATTTAATGATTCCTGTTGGTGAGCGCGTTGCTGTTATTGGCCCCAATGGTATTGGTAAATCAACTTTATTGCGCACGCTGGTCGGTGAATTAGTCCCTGATGCCGGTGAGGTTAAATGGTCAGAAAACTCGGAAGTGGGTTATTTTGCCCAGGATCATTCCGAAGATTTTGCCGAAGATGCCACATTAATTGAGTGGATGAGTCAATGGCGAAAAGAATCTGACGATGATCAAGCCCTGCGCGGTACTTTGGGACGTTTATTATTTAGTGCCGACGACATCAATAAATCGGTTAAAGTCATCTCAGGTGGCGAACAAGGACGTATGATGTTTGGCAAGCTGATACTGCAAAAAAACAACATTATGGTGATGGATGAGCCCACTAACCATCTTGATATGGAATCTATTGAGTCGTTAAATACTGCCCTGGAAAACTACCCAGGCACCTTGATTTTTGTCAGCCATGACCGTGAGTTTGTTTCTTCACTGGCGACGCGCATTATCGAACTAACGCCTAATGGCATCGTTGATTTTGCCGGCAATTATGAAGACTATTTAAATAGCCAGGCGTAA
- a CDS encoding YdiU family protein, which produces MSKLDDLIFDNRFIRELPADEETINNRRQVIGACYSRVKPTPVVNPQRVAYSREVAELLDLTTDACEADDFTQAFAGNSLIAGMDPYATCYGGHQFGNWAGQLGDGRAINLGEIVNKKGERWAIQLKGAGPTPYSRTADGLAVLRSSVREFLCSEAMYHLGVPTTRALSLMLTGENVIRDMFYDGNPKAEPGAVVCRVAPSFTRFGNFQILTARRDIALLKKLVDYTIRTDFPHLGEPSPAVYMTWFTEVCRRTAEMIVHWQRVGFVHGVMNTDNMSILGLTIDYGPYGWLENYDPNWTPNTTDAEQRRYRFGNQPQIAFWNLGQLANAIYPLIEQVEPFQEALAVYTETFEQGWQAMMAGKLGLNAFNKPTDDDLCTELIVLLQLVETDMTIFYRQLAKVAINPEPLSTEFDYDAALNLLAAAYYVPEQITPEYKTRLTIWLKHYSQRVQNDCTPDTKRQQQMNAVNPKYVLRNYLAQLAIDKAEQGDFAMVNELLELLRQPYDEQPDKEKFAAKRPDWARQRAGCSMLSCSS; this is translated from the coding sequence ATGTCCAAACTCGATGATTTAATTTTCGATAATCGCTTTATCCGTGAATTACCGGCAGATGAAGAAACCATCAATAATCGCCGCCAAGTCATTGGTGCTTGTTACTCCCGGGTAAAACCAACTCCAGTTGTAAATCCGCAAAGAGTGGCATATTCAAGAGAAGTTGCTGAACTATTGGATTTGACTACCGATGCTTGCGAAGCGGATGATTTTACCCAAGCCTTTGCCGGTAATAGCCTGATAGCAGGCATGGATCCCTATGCAACTTGCTACGGCGGCCATCAGTTTGGTAACTGGGCAGGTCAACTCGGCGATGGCCGTGCCATTAATCTGGGCGAAATCGTCAATAAAAAAGGCGAGCGCTGGGCCATACAACTTAAAGGCGCAGGGCCTACACCCTACTCCAGAACAGCCGATGGTTTGGCGGTGTTACGCTCATCCGTACGCGAGTTTTTATGTAGCGAAGCCATGTATCATTTGGGAGTGCCTACCACACGGGCATTAAGCCTGATGTTAACGGGTGAAAATGTTATTCGGGATATGTTTTACGACGGCAACCCCAAAGCGGAACCAGGGGCTGTGGTTTGTCGGGTAGCGCCTTCATTTACCCGCTTTGGCAATTTTCAAATTTTAACGGCTCGCCGCGATATTGCTTTGCTGAAAAAACTGGTCGATTACACCATACGCACTGATTTTCCTCATTTGGGAGAACCTTCACCAGCAGTCTATATGACCTGGTTTACCGAAGTCTGCAGAAGAACCGCAGAAATGATTGTCCATTGGCAACGCGTCGGCTTTGTTCATGGCGTCATGAATACTGACAACATGTCAATACTGGGTCTTACCATTGATTATGGCCCCTATGGCTGGCTGGAAAATTACGATCCCAACTGGACGCCTAACACAACCGATGCCGAACAGCGCCGTTATCGTTTTGGTAATCAGCCGCAAATCGCTTTCTGGAATCTGGGGCAATTGGCTAATGCTATTTATCCATTGATTGAACAAGTAGAGCCTTTCCAGGAAGCCTTGGCTGTTTACACGGAAACCTTTGAACAGGGCTGGCAAGCCATGATGGCAGGCAAACTTGGTCTTAATGCCTTTAACAAGCCAACAGACGATGACTTATGCACAGAATTAATTGTTCTATTGCAACTCGTAGAAACCGACATGACTATTTTTTATCGTCAGTTGGCCAAGGTAGCCATCAATCCAGAGCCGCTATCAACTGAGTTTGATTATGATGCAGCGCTTAATCTTTTGGCTGCCGCTTATTACGTTCCAGAACAAATAACGCCGGAATATAAAACCCGTTTAACTATTTGGTTAAAACACTATAGTCAACGAGTACAAAATGACTGTACGCCTGATACAAAAAGACAACAGCAAATGAATGCTGTTAATCCTAAATATGTACTGCGAAACTACCTTGCCCAGCTTGCCATTGACAAAGCAGAGCAAGGTGACTTTGCCATGGTTAATGAGTTATTGGAATTATTGCGCCAACCTTATGACGAACAGCCAGACAAAGAAAAATTTGCTGCCAAGCGCCCCGATTGGGCTCGGCAACGAGCGGGCTGTTCAATGCTATCGTGCAGTTCTTAA
- the glk gene encoding glucokinase, which produces MILAGDIGGTKTVLSLLIKEPNGSLTCLQEQTYSSQQFPTFDDILTAFLPAAVAIKSACFGVAGPVVNQRCQTTNLPWLLDAAALKIKLGTSKVKLLNDLEAMALGMLYLPKQDLIELNAEAEPQAGNIAVIAAGTGLGEAILYWDGNKHHPIATEGGHSDFAAQNIQQDLLLAYLRKLTPDHVSYERILSGIGFSHLYDFFCTQGFAPCPDVPELTGGIDRNAVISSLGVAGEDPCCTEAVKLFVELYGAETGNLALKSMATGGVYIGGGIAPKILQALQNGQFIQAFKAKGRLGALLNKVSVKLSLNPRTPIIGAINYFDFEVDSVLPEQ; this is translated from the coding sequence GTGATACTAGCGGGCGACATAGGTGGAACGAAGACAGTATTATCCCTTTTGATCAAAGAGCCCAACGGTTCGTTGACTTGCCTGCAGGAGCAAACCTACTCAAGCCAACAGTTCCCGACATTTGATGATATTTTGACGGCTTTTTTACCTGCTGCTGTCGCGATCAAGTCGGCGTGTTTTGGCGTTGCAGGCCCGGTTGTTAATCAACGCTGCCAAACGACCAATTTACCGTGGTTGCTGGATGCCGCAGCGCTAAAAATAAAGCTGGGTACGTCCAAGGTAAAGTTGCTGAATGATCTGGAAGCCATGGCGCTGGGTATGCTGTATTTGCCCAAACAGGATTTGATCGAGTTAAATGCCGAGGCAGAACCCCAAGCCGGTAATATTGCTGTCATCGCGGCTGGAACCGGCTTGGGCGAAGCTATTCTTTATTGGGATGGCAATAAGCATCATCCTATAGCTACTGAAGGCGGGCATAGTGATTTTGCAGCCCAAAATATTCAGCAAGATTTGTTATTGGCCTATCTTAGAAAACTAACCCCCGATCATGTCAGTTACGAGCGTATTCTGTCAGGTATTGGTTTTAGCCATTTGTATGATTTTTTCTGTACTCAGGGTTTTGCGCCTTGCCCTGATGTTCCTGAGTTAACTGGCGGCATTGACAGAAATGCCGTCATTTCAAGTCTGGGCGTTGCCGGTGAAGACCCTTGTTGCACAGAAGCAGTAAAATTATTTGTTGAGCTATATGGCGCGGAAACCGGTAATCTGGCGTTAAAGTCAATGGCTACGGGCGGGGTTTATATCGGTGGCGGCATAGCACCGAAAATATTACAGGCACTACAAAATGGACAATTTATACAGGCGTTTAAAGCGAAAGGCCGTCTGGGCGCTTTACTTAATAAAGTGTCGGTCAAGTTATCCTTAAATCCGCGCACACCGATTATTGGCGCTATTAATTATTTTGATTTTGAAGTTGATTCCGTTCTGCCTGAACAATAA
- a CDS encoding glycoside hydrolase family 15 protein, producing the protein MIDSQDKLDTYYQQVQDIILNKQDWISGLLPASTAVNAHGNYTDAWVRDNVYSILAVWGLALAYRRSEDNQGRTYVLEQSVVKLMRGLLTAMMRQAPKVEKFKQSQNPMDALHAKYDTKSGEIVVGDDEWGHLQLDATSLFLLMLAQMTASGLRIVFTINEVNFVQNLVHYISRTYRTPDYGIWERGNKINHGVAELNASSIGMAKAALEALSGFNLFGKEGGQASIIHVISDDIARTRITLESLLPRESISKEADSAVLSITGFPAFAVDNQTIRAKTEAIICGKLEGRFGCKRFLLDGHQTVIEDSHRQYYDPHELKQFSDIECEWPLFFTYLLLNNLFTGDHEAAAIYRNKLKDLLVEQNGQQLLPELYAVPLDLIAAEKANPHSQERVPNENVPLVWAQSLFMLGCLIQDGLLSCDDIDPLGRHKVVNEYKDCKLQIQLLAHDETVQNSLKDYGIFTQTLAETAPLQIRDASELAQAFTQVGRNDRIGLTGRPLRQLRTLATSKMYSLAGECLLFLPQCLNQKGFYLAMDNRLLIERLRLELLYICKHWDVPGNPLVVITIKQNMLDSYHREILIEFIKELQEGYSQGISVELGALSDFVATSSHEIINYLHDFKFSKASWDEAERPFFLALPIDSNPPVPLNTEVLTEWEIASDGILLEQLTSNPNIYAQLEVLSLLSFRHGLDYDTGLTAMGGTVSCVRDLLEEIYERAGDQHTWYILRRAAGLLGKYDINLEQTATDILVRQHALTLGRAYSGRATLTRPADSSEILDIIRAYNADASEHVIIQELILYLGMLIKSNPELFTDMHTVRVGHILQLVIVRQQRESGHTTLDQAFNEILSLAPYQLSIKVKETLEDYNDTENQLNLAEILHYEGSLSESANHELTSVRFLKNTDPKDQEEINDWYEWREQQGSVGRENNAFFTSVRDILHHCKGVMIGEKLNSKNRLDSENTLSQMTAGEQSFKLHVSHLLNKIQAPVYRQLTVEALQALASIFRENVSLHIDDTLLTDIIIGHAVKISWLQAYPENKENYDESVSLAWQEFYRLPPHKVANGILDALIHLLNNDLRSQ; encoded by the coding sequence GCTGGATACTTACTACCAGCAAGTACAAGATATCATCCTTAATAAACAGGATTGGATCAGTGGCTTGTTGCCTGCCAGTACTGCTGTTAATGCCCATGGTAACTATACCGATGCCTGGGTAAGGGATAATGTCTACAGTATTCTTGCCGTGTGGGGTTTGGCACTGGCTTATCGGCGTAGTGAAGATAATCAGGGACGAACCTACGTTTTGGAGCAAAGTGTCGTTAAGTTAATGCGAGGGCTATTAACGGCAATGATGCGGCAGGCACCGAAAGTTGAAAAGTTTAAGCAGTCCCAAAACCCAATGGATGCTTTACATGCCAAATACGATACAAAATCGGGCGAGATTGTCGTGGGCGATGATGAATGGGGACATTTACAACTGGATGCCACGTCTTTATTTTTGTTGATGTTGGCACAAATGACAGCATCCGGCTTACGCATTGTCTTTACTATCAATGAAGTTAATTTTGTACAAAACCTGGTTCACTATATCAGCCGAACTTACCGTACCCCTGATTACGGTATCTGGGAGCGCGGTAATAAAATTAACCACGGTGTCGCCGAGCTAAATGCCAGTTCCATCGGCATGGCAAAAGCCGCGCTGGAAGCGCTATCGGGTTTTAATTTGTTTGGCAAAGAGGGTGGGCAAGCGTCTATTATTCATGTTATCAGTGATGATATTGCCCGGACAAGAATTACCCTGGAATCACTGTTACCCAGAGAATCCATTTCCAAAGAAGCCGATTCAGCGGTTTTGAGTATCACGGGGTTTCCTGCTTTCGCGGTTGATAATCAAACTATTCGGGCAAAAACAGAAGCCATTATTTGTGGCAAGCTGGAAGGCCGGTTTGGCTGTAAACGTTTTTTGTTGGACGGCCACCAAACCGTCATAGAAGATAGTCACCGCCAATATTATGATCCGCATGAATTAAAACAATTTTCGGATATTGAATGTGAATGGCCGTTGTTTTTTACTTATTTATTGCTTAATAATTTATTTACCGGCGATCATGAAGCTGCTGCAATCTACCGTAACAAACTTAAAGATTTGTTGGTTGAACAAAATGGTCAGCAATTATTACCTGAGCTGTATGCTGTACCACTAGATTTGATTGCCGCAGAAAAAGCCAATCCACATAGTCAGGAACGGGTTCCCAATGAAAATGTTCCGCTGGTTTGGGCACAAAGTCTTTTTATGCTGGGGTGTCTGATACAGGATGGCTTACTTTCTTGTGACGATATAGATCCCTTGGGACGCCATAAAGTTGTTAATGAATATAAGGATTGTAAGTTACAAATTCAGCTGCTTGCTCATGATGAAACCGTACAGAACAGCTTAAAGGACTACGGCATTTTTACGCAAACACTTGCTGAAACAGCGCCTTTGCAGATAAGGGATGCGAGTGAATTGGCTCAAGCGTTTACCCAAGTAGGCAGAAATGACCGCATTGGTTTGACCGGTAGACCTTTAAGGCAACTGCGAACATTGGCAACATCCAAAATGTACAGTTTGGCAGGTGAGTGTTTGCTTTTTTTACCGCAGTGTCTTAATCAAAAAGGCTTTTATCTTGCGATGGACAACCGTTTGCTTATTGAGCGCTTACGACTGGAACTTTTGTATATCTGTAAACATTGGGATGTACCAGGTAACCCGTTGGTGGTCATCACTATAAAACAAAATATGTTGGATAGTTATCACCGTGAGATTCTCATTGAATTTATTAAAGAACTGCAAGAAGGCTATAGTCAAGGCATTTCTGTAGAACTTGGAGCCCTTTCGGATTTCGTGGCAACATCAAGTCATGAAATCATTAACTACCTGCATGATTTTAAATTTTCCAAAGCGTCATGGGATGAGGCGGAGCGACCTTTTTTTCTGGCATTACCCATAGATAGCAACCCACCAGTACCCTTAAATACAGAGGTGTTGACAGAATGGGAAATCGCTAGCGATGGAATATTGCTTGAGCAATTAACATCCAATCCTAATATTTACGCACAACTTGAAGTATTAAGCTTACTAAGTTTTCGTCACGGCCTGGATTATGATACCGGCTTAACAGCAATGGGTGGCACTGTCAGTTGTGTACGTGATTTGTTGGAAGAAATATATGAACGAGCCGGTGATCAACATACCTGGTATATACTTAGACGCGCTGCCGGATTGCTGGGCAAATATGATATCAATCTGGAGCAGACAGCAACCGATATACTCGTTCGTCAACATGCACTGACATTAGGTCGCGCTTATAGCGGGAGAGCTACCTTGACGCGTCCTGCTGATTCGTCAGAAATATTGGACATTATTCGTGCTTATAATGCGGATGCCAGTGAGCATGTTATTATTCAGGAATTGATTCTTTATCTGGGCATGTTAATTAAGTCTAATCCTGAATTGTTTACCGATATGCATACGGTGAGGGTAGGACATATCCTGCAATTGGTTATTGTCAGGCAACAGCGTGAATCAGGCCACACTACATTGGATCAGGCATTTAACGAAATTCTTTCTTTGGCACCTTATCAATTGTCCATAAAAGTAAAAGAAACACTCGAAGATTATAACGATACCGAAAATCAACTAAATTTAGCTGAAATATTGCACTATGAGGGCTCCTTGTCCGAGTCTGCCAATCATGAACTAACCAGTGTACGTTTCTTAAAAAACACCGATCCAAAAGACCAGGAAGAAATTAACGATTGGTACGAGTGGCGAGAACAGCAAGGTAGTGTCGGCAGGGAAAATAATGCTTTTTTTACCAGTGTTCGGGATATCTTGCACCATTGCAAGGGAGTAATGATCGGTGAAAAATTGAACAGTAAAAATCGGCTGGATAGCGAAAATACCTTGTCACAAATGACGGCGGGCGAACAAAGTTTCAAATTACACGTTAGCCATTTGCTTAATAAAATTCAGGCACCGGTCTATCGTCAATTAACGGTAGAAGCTTTGCAAGCCTTAGCCTCTATTTTTCGTGAAAATGTATCCTTACATATTGATGATACATTGTTAACAGATATTATTATTGGCCATGCCGTAAAAATTAGCTGGTTACAAGCCTACCCTGAAAACAAAGAAAATTATGATGAAAGCGTGTCTTTGGCATGGCAGGAATTTTATCGCTTACCCCCACATAAAGTTGCCAATGGCATTCTTGATGCTTTAATACATTTACTTAACAATGACTTAAGGAGTCAATAG